A genomic window from Flexistipes sp. includes:
- a CDS encoding PstS family phosphate ABC transporter substrate-binding protein: MKRLLKSMLIAVAMVVFASSFASARDQIRIVGSSTVYPFASYVSEEFGATTKYPTPVIESTGSGGGHKLTWAGDGIDTPDITNSSRRIKVSEFKRAMDNGVDGIIEVVFGYDGIVLANNEKAERLKLSREDILLAVAAEVPKNGKLVKNPYEYWDEINPDLPHTKILIYGPPTSSGTRDAFEGLVMEAASEEIPAYGGEYTKIRQDGAYVPAGENDNLIVQRLTKDPDAIGIFGYSFLEENQGRIQGAIIEGYEPKPEYISSGKYPVSRSLYFYVKKDHIGKVPGIDAYVDLFLSEKMIGEYGYLKNIGLIPLPKEKREEVRKNWENRKELQLSDLK, translated from the coding sequence ATGAAACGTTTGTTGAAAAGTATGCTGATAGCTGTGGCAATGGTTGTTTTCGCCAGTAGTTTCGCCTCGGCTAGGGATCAGATCAGAATTGTGGGTTCAAGTACGGTTTATCCTTTTGCAAGTTATGTGTCAGAAGAATTCGGGGCAACAACCAAGTATCCCACCCCCGTTATCGAGTCAACAGGTTCCGGTGGCGGACACAAATTAACATGGGCAGGAGACGGTATTGACACACCTGATATTACCAATTCGTCAAGACGTATCAAGGTTTCAGAGTTTAAAAGGGCCATGGACAACGGAGTTGACGGAATTATTGAGGTGGTTTTCGGATATGACGGAATTGTTCTGGCAAACAATGAAAAGGCCGAAAGACTTAAATTAAGCAGAGAAGATATACTTCTGGCTGTTGCAGCTGAAGTACCGAAAAATGGTAAACTGGTGAAGAATCCTTATGAATACTGGGACGAGATTAATCCTGATTTGCCGCACACTAAAATTTTGATATACGGTCCTCCGACTTCTTCAGGGACAAGAGATGCTTTTGAAGGATTGGTCATGGAGGCTGCTTCCGAGGAAATTCCTGCTTACGGAGGTGAATATACCAAGATTCGTCAGGACGGGGCTTATGTGCCTGCTGGTGAAAATGATAACCTTATAGTCCAAAGGCTCACAAAGGATCCGGATGCAATTGGTATATTTGGATATTCATTCCTTGAGGAAAATCAGGGCAGGATACAGGGAGCAATAATTGAAGGATATGAACCTAAGCCTGAATATATATCCAGCGGAAAATATCCTGTATCCAGAAGTTTGTATTTCTATGTTAAAAAAGATCATATCGGAAAAGTTCCCGGTATAGATGCTTATGTTGATCTTTTTCTCAGTGAAAAGATGATTGGGGAATACGGCTATCTGAAAAATATAGGCTTGATACCTCTGCCTAAGGAAAAAAGGGAAGAAGTCAGGAAAAACTGGGAAAACAGAAAAGAGCTTCAATTATCAGACTTGAAATAA
- the pstC gene encoding phosphate ABC transporter permease subunit PstC, whose translation MSLGNLIFIVLGGIVPLAYIAYIIASRKASVWENQNISIHSRPYMHGWFVVVIMGVPSMVAAVAAGLLHVTGIYSVSPFILIAACIVLVASGFAFGLKKISPDFRARNKVENVIKWSLIAASLVSIMTTVGIVLSILFEALRFFDAVGFWNFITGTKWNPDTAFLSGAGRGGEQAATADFGAVPIFAGTFMITFIAMCVAVPIGLFSAIFLAEYATPKFRKIMKPLLEVLAGIPTVVYGFFAAITVSPLVVKAAAFFGLEAAYTNALSPGLVMGIMIIPLMSSLSDDVINAVPRSLREGSLALGTTVAETTKRVILPAALPGIVSAFLLSVSRAIGETMIVVMAAGLRPNLTANPLEGMTTVTVRIVDSLTGDQSFDSLETLSAFGLGFVLLILTLILNIISTIIVRKFREKYE comes from the coding sequence TTGAGCTTGGGGAATCTTATATTTATTGTGCTGGGCGGCATAGTTCCGTTAGCTTATATAGCCTATATTATAGCATCCAGAAAAGCATCTGTCTGGGAAAATCAAAATATATCCATTCATTCCCGACCGTACATGCACGGATGGTTTGTTGTGGTAATTATGGGTGTGCCTTCGATGGTGGCGGCTGTCGCTGCCGGTCTGTTACATGTTACCGGTATTTACTCTGTAAGCCCGTTTATACTTATTGCTGCATGTATTGTTTTGGTGGCATCAGGTTTTGCATTTGGTTTAAAGAAAATATCCCCGGATTTCAGAGCACGTAATAAAGTGGAAAATGTTATAAAGTGGTCTTTGATTGCTGCATCTCTTGTTTCTATTATGACGACGGTGGGCATTGTTCTTTCCATTTTATTTGAAGCGCTGAGATTTTTTGATGCTGTTGGCTTCTGGAATTTTATTACAGGAACTAAATGGAATCCTGATACGGCTTTTCTGAGCGGAGCCGGCAGAGGCGGGGAACAGGCGGCTACTGCCGATTTTGGTGCCGTTCCTATTTTCGCCGGTACGTTTATGATAACGTTTATTGCAATGTGTGTTGCTGTTCCGATTGGACTTTTTTCAGCAATTTTTCTGGCTGAATATGCAACTCCAAAATTTCGAAAAATAATGAAACCGCTTCTTGAAGTTCTGGCTGGTATTCCAACAGTTGTATACGGATTTTTTGCCGCAATTACCGTAAGCCCTCTGGTTGTTAAGGCTGCGGCTTTTTTTGGTCTGGAAGCTGCTTATACCAATGCGCTTTCACCGGGCCTTGTGATGGGTATTATGATTATTCCTTTGATGTCATCACTTTCTGATGATGTTATAAATGCTGTACCCCGCAGTCTCAGAGAAGGGTCATTGGCTTTAGGTACAACAGTGGCCGAAACAACCAAAAGGGTCATATTGCCTGCAGCACTGCCGGGGATTGTATCAGCATTTCTTCTTTCTGTTTCCAGAGCTATCGGGGAGACTATGATTGTTGTTATGGCTGCAGGATTGAGACCCAATCTGACAGCTAATCCACTGGAAGGTATGACCACAGTTACCGTGAGAATTGTGGATTCTCTTACAGGCGATCAGTCTTTTGACAGTCTGGAAACACTGTCTGCATTTGGCCTCGGCTTTGTTTTACTAATACTTACTTTGATTTTAAATATTATATCAACTATCATTGTCAGAAAATTCAGAGAAAAATATGAATAG